One Cyprinus carpio isolate SPL01 chromosome A16, ASM1834038v1, whole genome shotgun sequence genomic region harbors:
- the LOC109060539 gene encoding fucolectin-5-like translates to MDMHVFFLLCILVMPYFTDTTTAKARNLALYGKATQSDLVQNPWSANGHAINAIDGNRDSNYEHGSCTATKLQDDPWWRLDLLDKYVVTSITITNRKDCCPERLDGAEIHIGNSLLNNGNSNPLAGKISSIPGGRSLTFKWNKGIPGRYITVVIPGSNRLLTLCEVEVYGYPAPDGENVALKGKATQISLYGNGFASSAIDGNKDAVYSHGSCTHTLNDLNPWWRLDLLKKHKVFLVVITNRVDAVPERLNGAEIRIGNSLDNDGNNNPRCAVISSIPPGFSKSYECAGMEGRYINVVIPGREEYLTLCEVEVHGSPLD, encoded by the exons ATGGACATGCATGTGTTTTTCCTGCTTTGCATTCTTGTGATGCCTTATTTTACAGACACAACTACAGCTAAAG CCAGAAATCTTGCTTTATACGGCAAGGCTACACAATCAGATCTGGTCCAGAATCCTTGGTCAGCAAATGGCCATGCCATTAATGCTATTGATGGAAATCGTGACTCAAATTATGAACATGGATCCTGTACTGCTACCAAATTGCAAGATGACCCATGGTGGAGGTTAGATTTACTAGATAAGTACGTAGTGACCTCCATAACTATCACCAACCGAAAAGACTGCTGTCCTGAAAGGCTTGATGGAGCAGAGATACACATTGGTAACTCTCTGCTGAACAACGGCAACAGCAATCCACT GGCCGGAAAGATTTCATCCATTCCAGGTGGGAGGTCCCTCACTTTCAAATGGAATAAAGGCATTCCAGGCCGTTACATCACCGTGGTCATACCTGGATCTAATCGACTTCTTACCCTCTGTGAGGTCGAGGTTTATGGTTATCCAGCTCCTGATG GTGAAAATGTGGCTTTAAAAGGGAAAGCTACACAGATTTCTCTCTATGGAAACGGCTTTGCATCCAGTGCCATTGATGGTAACAAAGATGCTGTTTACAGTCATGGATCCTGTACCCACACTCTAAATGACCTCAATCCCTGGTGGAGACTGGACTTACTGAAAAAGCACAAAGTGTTTTTAGTGGTAATTACAAACAGAGTAGACGCTGTTCCTGAAAGATTGAATGGGGCAGAAATCAGAATTGGAAACAGTCTGGACAACGATGGCAATAACAATCCCAG GTGTGCTGTGATCTCTTCCATTCCTCCTGGTTTTTCCAAATCCTATGAATGTGCTGGAATGGAAGGACGTTACATTAATGTTGTTATTCCAGGACGGGAGGAATATCTAACACTGTGTGAGGTTGAAGTGCATGGATCCCCACTGGATTGA
- the pkdc gene encoding uncharacterized protein pkdc codes for MKQEHEDLVLKACGAKSLQTGAKIQTLWSGYGEILRVHLEGCDRPSVVVKHVMFPQNQKHPGGWNTDISHQRKVRSYQVECHWYQNYTTNEQCRIPACLAVQSFGDEQLIVLEDLDVVGFPVRKTYVNDAEIKACLSWIASFHALFLNVAPEGLWPIGTYWHLETRPEELEAMSDQKLKAAAAEIDSILNNCRFKTILHGDAKLANFCFSKDGLQVAAVDFQYVGGGCGMKDVIYFLGSCMEEKECEKRVPGLLDHYFSELRKSLDEKASFPELEKEWRSMFAFAWTDFHRFLLGWMPGHHKINKYSKRLTQEVLNKLKQSQSN; via the coding sequence ATGAAGCAGGAACACGAAGACCTAGTTTTGAAAGCATGTGGAGCAAAGTCTCTGCAGACTGGTGCAAAGATTCAGACTTTGTGGAGCGGTTATGGTGAAATATTACGAGTCCACTTGGAGGGATGTGACCGTCCCTCTGTGGTTGTCAAACATGTGATGTTTCCCCAAAACCAGAAACATCCAGGGGGCTGGAACACAGACATATCTCACCAGCGCAAGGTGCGATCCTATCAAGTTGAATGTCACTGGTACCAAAACTACACTACCAACGAACAATGTCGAATTCCTGCATGTCTTGCTGTCCAGTCATTTGGTGATGAGCAGTTGATTGTTTTAGAGGACCTTGATGTTGTAGGATTCCCGGTGAGAAAAACCTatgttaatgatgctgaaataaaGGCCTGTCTCAGCTGGATTGCCAGCTTTCATGCACTTTTCCTCAACGTTGCCCCAGAAGGGCTTTGGCCTATAGGCACCTATTGGCATTTAGAAACAAGGCCTGAAGAGCTAGAAGCCATGTCAGATCAAAAACTCAAAGCAGCTGCTGCAGAGATAGACAGCATCCTCAACAACTGCCGCTTTAAGACAATTCTACATGGTGATGCAAAACTAGCGAATTTCTGCTTCTCCAAGGATGGTTTACAGGTTGCAGCTGTTGATTTTCAGTATGTTGGTGGAGGGTGTGGGATGAAGGATGTTATTTACTTTTTGGGCAGCTGTATGGAGGAGAAAGAGTGTGAAAAGAGAGTGCCTGGCCTTCTGGATCACTATTTTTCAGAGCTACGGAAATCCTTGGACGAGAAGGCCAGCTTTCCAGAGCTGGAGAAAGAATGGCGGAGCATGTTCGCTTTCGCTTGGACAGACTTTCATCGCTTTCTCCTTGGATGGATGCCCGGTCATCACAAGATTAATAAGTATAGCAAAAGACTCACTCAGGAGGTTTTAAACAAATTGAAGCAATCTCAATCGAACTGA
- the LOC109060538 gene encoding homocysteine-responsive endoplasmic reticulum-resident ubiquitin-like domain member 2 protein, translating into MDQGTIDSPVTLVIKAPNQKYDDQTISCFLNWTVEKLKKHISKVYPSKPLSKDQRLVYSGRLLQDHLHLRDVLRKQDEYHMVHLVCASQSPPSSPTSGSPVSTTDSSSLTLDSAGPSSSSSTPSQETSVNSDGLRYRGNPTQTHGLNPAPTGVMQRPEGMPLPMQGGPAAGFPAHPMYMPMQMFWWQQMYARHYYMQYHAAMAASRASSVAPFPAPSAGHTTQPARPNEPAAPMGPNPAPEDRPANPNIQMNAQGGAMLNNDELNRDWLDWMYTVSRAAILLSIVYFYSSFGRFVVVIGAMLLVYLHQAGWFPFRAELQNPIAGEGLQDEAEQNQDMQEMERMMDEGMEDDEGDSGEEGPEDPMNADPHQPGFLSAAWSFISTFFTSLIPEGPPHAAN; encoded by the exons ATGGACCAGGGTACAATTGACAGCCCCGTTACTCTCGTCATCAAGGCACCCAACCAGAAGTATGATGACCAGACCATCAGTTGTTTTTTGAATTGGACAGTAGAAAAGTTGAAAAAACATATATCCAAAGTGTATCCTAGCAAGCCG TTATCCAAGGATCAGAGACTTGTCTATTCTGGACGTCTTCTTCAGGATCACTTGCATTTGAGGGATGTGCTAAGAAAG CAAGATGAATACCACATGGTCCACCTGGTGTGTGCGTCACAAAGCCCCCCGTCATCCCCCACTTCCGGCAGCCCTGTTAGCACCACCGATTCCAGCTCTTTA ACATTAGACAGTGCTGGTCCATCCTCCTCATCTTCTACCCCTAGTCAGGAAACTTCAGTCAACTCTGATGGTCTACGGTACCGGGGGAACCCAACACAAACACACGGGCTCAATCCTGCCCCTACTGGTGTAATGCAGAG GCCTGAAGGAATGCCTCTTCCCATGCAAGGTGGTCCCGCTGCTGGCTTCCCTGCCCATCCTATGTACATGCCGATGCAAATGTTTTGGTGGCAGCAGATGTATGCCCGCCATTATTACATGCAATA TCATGCAGCCATGGCAGCCTCCCGGGCTTCCAGCGTGGCCCCCTTTCCCGCTCCCAGTGCAGGCCACACAACTCAGCCAGCTCGGCCTAATGAACCTGCAGCCCCTATGGGGCCCAACCCTGCCCCTGAGGACCGCCCTGCCAACCCCAACATCCAGATGAATGCTCAGGGAGGAGCCATGTTGAACAACGATGAGCTCAACCGAGACTGGCTGGACTGGATGTACACAGTGTCACGTGCTGCCATTCTGCTCAGCATCGTCTATTTCTATTCCTCCTTTGGCCGCTTCGTTGTGGTGATCGGTGCCATGCTGCTGGTTTATCT GCACCAGGCTGGCTGGTTTCCCTTTAGAGCAGAACTACAGAATCCAATAGCTGGAGAAGGCCTTCAGGACGAGGCTGAGCAAAATCAGGATATGCAAGAGATG gagCGTATGATGGATGAGGGAATGGAGGATGATGAGGGGGATAGCGGGGAGGAAGGTCCTGAAGATCCCATGAACGCAGACCCGCATCAGCCGGGCTTCCTGTCGGCCGCTTGGTCGTTCATCAGCACTTTCTTCACCTCCCTCATCCCTGAGGGACCTCCACACGCTGCCAACTGA